The genomic segment AGTTTGAAAGGCGATATTAATATGTCTTGTCCAAGGAAAAAGCCGTTGATCTTCTCAACTCCTTTTGGTACAAATTCAAAGTGTCAGCCTAAATCCCTGGAATCTTCTTCCTCAGCAGTTAGAAAATTGTCTAGTGCTTCAAAACAATCTGCTGTACCTCTATCTTCAAATGAAACAACCCTTGTCATTGATACGGAGTCTCAATGTAAAACACCCATTATCTTGCCCATGAAGCGGAAGTTGTCCGAGTTGAAGGATACTTGCACCATATTGTCCTCAAAGCGACTTCACTCTAATGAGCCAGGACTTCATTCTCCTATTTGTCCTACTTCCATTTCCTCTCGCAAAAGTAGTTTAACAGATTTCGGCTTTTCTACCCCCAAAACTACTAACATGAGAGATCAGCTTGGGCGACCAACTCCTGGGGGTTTTTGGACCGATGGTTTGGATGACAACCAACACAGTAGTTCCCAAGTTGGTTTGGTTACACCATCGTCGCATCCTGGGAATCTAAATGACCCTCAACCCAGCAATAGTGAGAGACTAACTCTAGATTCCCTTGTTGTTCAGTATCTAAAACACCAGCACCGCCAATGTCCAACCCCGATAACTACTCTTCCTCCATTGTCTCTTTTGCAGCCTCATGTTTGCCCTGAACCAAAACGAAGCCTTGATGCCCCATGGAATGTAACATCTCGTCTTGGTTCACGTGAATTTAGAAGTATATATGGTGGAGTTCATGGCAACCGGAGGGACCGTCAGTTTGTCTACAGCAGGTTTAGGCCTTGGCGAACTTGTCGGGATGATGCTAGTGCTCTTTTGACCTGTCTTTGTTTCCTAGGAGACTCAAGAGTTGCCGTGGGCAGCCACGATGGGGAAGTCAAGATCTTCGATTCCAACAACAATAGCATATTAGAGAGTTGCTCCAGCCATCAGTCTCCTTTAACTATAATGGAGTCATATATTTCTGGCGAGACTCAGTTTGTGCTTTCATCTAGCTCTTTAGACGTAAGGTTATGGGATGCATCCTCCATTTCTGGTGGGCCCATGCATTCATTCGAAGGATGCAAGGCTGCCAGGTTTAGCAATGCTGGGAACGTTTTTGCAGCATTGGCATCTGAGCCTGCTCGACGGGAAATACTCTTGTATGATATTCAGACCTGCCAACTAGAACTGAAACTATCTGATACCAATGTCAGTTCTGCAGGTCGAGGGCTTGCTTATTCTCATGTACACTTCAGCCCTTCGGATACAATGTTGCTCTGGAATGGGGTCTTATGGGATCGACGGGAACCAGGACCTGTCCATCGCTTTGATCAGTTCACTGAttatggtggtggtggttttCATCCAGCTGGGAATGAGGTCAGCTGAACTGTCTTCCTTTGATTATACGAGcatttactatttaaaaaaaaatcaaacatttcaTGGTGTTTTTTGCTAAAGCTTTTACAAATGAGAAGTGaaataatttcaaacaatCCAATGTTTCTGTGACATACTACGTTCTTGGCCATAGATGTCAATACTACGAGAGGAATTTGTGCCAATATTTTGTGGAAAAGCGTTTTATATGCATGATCCTTTTGGATTGCCCCCATTGGATAATAAGCTAATTTGCTCTTGCATTGACTCTTTGTGGTACTGACATTCGTTCGTAAACTTGTATTGgaccctttctttttcttgatttgtgtttggttACTAATATGGTATATGCTGTCCAGGTAATTATTAACTCCGAGGTTTGGGATCTACGTAAGCTTAGGCTTCTCCGCAGTGTACCTTCCCTCGACCAAACGGCGATAACATTCAATGCGAGTGGTGATGTAATTTATGCAATCTTGAGGAGAAATCTTGAAGATGTAATGTCAGCTGTTCATACTCGTCGCATCAAACATCCACTTTTTGCTGCATTTCGGACCATTGATGCAGTGAACTATTCAGATATTGCAACTATCCCACTTGATCGATGTGTCCTAGATTTCACAACAGAGGAAACTGATTCTTTTGTTGGTTTAATCACAATGGATGATCAAGATGAGATGTTTTCTTCTGCACGAGTCTATGAAATTGGTCGACGAAGGCCCACTGATGATGATTCTGACCCCGACGATGCTGAAAGTGAGAGTGATGAAGACGAAGACGATGACGATGACGATGACGATGATGCGGATGATTTGGATCCAATTTTGGGTCTTGATATTGATGGGGATGGTGCGAGTGATTCTGATATGAGTAATGAGGACGATGAGGACAGTGTGAGCGATCTTGATGACGAGGATGATGGAGATTTTGTGATGGATGATATTGAGTTTGGTGGGGGCCCTGGAATGTTGGAGATAATGACAGAAGGTGACGATGAAGAAGATGGTAGTCAACTTCTGGAATATTTTAGCAGTGGGAACGAcgacgatgatgatgattttgtCAGTAACGGATATGGGTTTTA from the Cucurbita pepo subsp. pepo cultivar mu-cu-16 unplaced genomic scaffold, ASM280686v2 Cp4.1_scaffold001773, whole genome shotgun sequence genome contains:
- the LOC111786490 gene encoding DDB1- and CUL4-associated factor homolog 1-like, which codes for IVTNSGRASALAASDAATPTLRRIERAAIAAATPITYHSRELLLLIHEHLQASGLSKAAYALLKEAKLTPLPLLAAPSSLAYQVSKLEAPSSQLQWPYGRVPCGFLTDKPKSAREEDTSLKGDINMSCPRKKPLIFSTPFGTNSKCQPKSLESSSSAVRKLSSASKQSAVPLSSNETTLVIDTESQCKTPIILPMKRKLSELKDTCTILSSKRLHSNEPGLHSPICPTSISSRKSSLTDFGFSTPKTTNMRDQLGRPTPGGFWTDGLDDNQHSSSQVGLVTPSSHPGNLNDPQPSNSERLTLDSLVVQYLKHQHRQCPTPITTLPPLSLLQPHVCPEPKRSLDAPWNVTSRLGSREFRSIYGGVHGNRRDRQFVYSRFRPWRTCRDDASALLTCLCFLGDSRVAVGSHDGEVKIFDSNNNSILESCSSHQSPLTIMESYISGETQFVLSSSSLDVRLWDASSISGGPMHSFEGCKAARFSNAGNVFAALASEPARREILLYDIQTCQLELKLSDTNVSSAGRGLAYSHVHFSPSDTMLLWNGVLWDRREPGPVHRFDQFTDYGGGGFHPAGNEVIINSEVWDLRKLRLLRSVPSLDQTAITFNASGDVIYAILRRNLEDVMSAVHTRRIKHPLFAAFRTIDAVNYSDIATIPLDRCVLDFTTEETDSFVGLITMDDQDEMFSSARVYEIGRRRPTDDDSDPDDAESESDEDEDDDDDDDDDADDLDPILGLDIDGDGASDSDMSNEDDEDSVSDLDDEDDGDFVMDDIEFGGGPGMLEIMTEGDDEEDGSQLLEYFSSGNDDDDDDFVSNGYGF